In Azospirillum baldaniorum, one DNA window encodes the following:
- a CDS encoding branched-chain amino acid ABC transporter permease, which produces MNVSDLSAPPRGRGLLIPLLLALLVFVGLPAVLAGFDRGYFYQIANLALIFILLSASMHLVTGVAGLLHLGHAAFYGVGAYTAALLSTKFGLGFTVTLPLSGLVAALIAFLVALPTMRLVSIYFAVATLAIGQMLYLVMLNWVEFTKGPNGIIVTKGLELFGFSLSGRLATYYTVATVVALCVLAIGRLSHSYYGNALRSIREDDQCADAMGVSTARLKMEAFTLSAFFAGVAGSLWAHMTGYISPGDFKFSESILILAMVVVGGLGSLPGAVIGALLLILLPEGLRAFGDFRNIMVGLVMFLSILLLPKGLLGEVSALQLARRQLGAAWRNTVKGEGIGWR; this is translated from the coding sequence GTGAACGTGTCTGACCTGTCGGCGCCGCCGCGCGGGCGGGGGTTGCTGATACCGCTCCTGCTCGCCCTCCTGGTCTTCGTCGGGCTGCCGGCCGTGCTGGCCGGCTTCGACCGCGGCTATTTCTACCAAATCGCCAATCTGGCGCTGATCTTCATCCTGCTGTCCGCCTCCATGCATCTGGTCACCGGGGTGGCCGGGCTGCTGCATCTCGGGCACGCCGCCTTCTACGGGGTCGGCGCCTACACCGCCGCTCTGCTGTCCACCAAATTCGGGCTGGGCTTCACGGTGACGCTGCCGCTGTCCGGTCTGGTGGCGGCGCTGATCGCCTTCCTGGTGGCGCTGCCGACCATGCGGCTGGTCAGCATCTATTTCGCCGTGGCGACGCTGGCCATCGGGCAGATGCTCTATCTGGTCATGCTGAACTGGGTGGAGTTCACCAAGGGCCCCAACGGCATCATCGTCACCAAGGGCCTGGAGCTGTTCGGCTTCAGCCTGTCGGGCCGGCTCGCCACCTACTACACGGTGGCGACGGTGGTGGCGCTGTGCGTCCTGGCGATCGGCCGGCTCAGCCACTCCTATTACGGCAACGCCCTGCGCTCGATCCGCGAGGACGACCAGTGCGCCGACGCCATGGGCGTCAGCACGGCGCGCCTGAAGATGGAGGCCTTCACCCTGTCGGCCTTCTTCGCCGGGGTGGCGGGCAGCCTGTGGGCGCACATGACCGGCTACATCTCGCCGGGCGACTTCAAGTTCTCCGAATCCATCCTGATCCTGGCGATGGTGGTGGTGGGCGGCCTGGGCAGCCTGCCCGGCGCGGTGATCGGCGCGCTTCTGCTGATCCTGCTGCCGGAGGGGCTGCGCGCCTTCGGCGACTTCCGCAACATCATGGTCGGTCTGGTGATGTTCCTGTCGATCCTGCTGCTGCCCAAGGGCCTGCTGGGCGAGGTCTCCGCGCTCCAGCTCGCGCGGCGCCAGCTGGGGGCGGCGTGGCGCAACACCGTGAAGGGCGAAGGGATCGGCTGGCGATGA
- a CDS encoding branched-chain amino acid ABC transporter permease: MIDPYYLQQLAIGLSLGMTYALMAIGFTLIFGVLNVVNFAHGEVYTLGAFAGLVLISATAPPIFAVIFIALAIGAMAGFSLERIAFKPFRRFTDEASLKSRAMRESTLLSSLAVSIVVREALEIVFGSQMRSVPFEYLINTPVRIGPVILVTGDFIIFGVAAAMLIGLQYLLTRTRIGLSIRAVSNNPLGAKYVGIDTDRTIIMTFVVGSMMGAAAGILTGLYYGAIFPAMGFVPGIKAFVAMVMGGLSSIPGAVICALILGISESMATTFVSSGWSDMVAYGFLILTLIFFPNGLFGARRERV; this comes from the coding sequence ATGATCGACCCTTACTACCTCCAGCAGCTCGCCATCGGGCTGTCGCTGGGGATGACCTACGCGCTGATGGCGATCGGCTTCACGCTGATCTTCGGCGTGCTGAACGTCGTCAACTTCGCCCATGGCGAGGTCTACACGCTGGGCGCCTTCGCCGGGCTGGTGCTGATTTCCGCGACGGCCCCGCCGATCTTCGCGGTGATCTTCATCGCCCTGGCGATCGGCGCCATGGCCGGATTCTCGCTGGAGCGGATCGCCTTCAAACCCTTCCGCCGCTTCACCGACGAGGCGTCGCTGAAGTCGCGGGCGATGCGCGAATCCACCCTGCTCTCCTCGCTCGCCGTGTCCATCGTGGTGCGCGAGGCGCTGGAGATCGTGTTCGGGTCGCAGATGCGCTCCGTCCCGTTCGAGTATCTCATCAACACGCCGGTGCGCATCGGGCCGGTGATCCTGGTGACCGGCGACTTCATCATCTTCGGCGTGGCCGCCGCGATGCTGATCGGTCTCCAGTATCTGCTGACCCGCACCCGCATCGGCCTGTCGATCCGGGCGGTGTCGAACAACCCGCTGGGCGCCAAGTATGTCGGCATCGACACCGACCGCACCATCATCATGACCTTCGTCGTCGGCTCGATGATGGGGGCGGCGGCGGGCATCCTGACCGGGCTCTATTACGGGGCGATCTTCCCCGCCATGGGCTTCGTGCCCGGCATCAAGGCCTTCGTCGCCATGGTGATGGGCGGGCTGTCCTCGATCCCCGGCGCGGTGATCTGCGCCCTGATCCTGGGCATCTCGGAGAGCATGGCGACGACCTTCGTGTCGTCGGGCTGGTCGGACATGGTGGCCTACGGCTTCCTGATCCTGACCCTGATCTTCTTCCCCAACGGACTGTTCGGAGCGCGCCGTGAACGTGTCTGA
- a CDS encoding ABC transporter substrate-binding protein has translation MTALKTASLAALMTGALAGTALAADTVKIGYQLPLTGETAQYGQDFRKAAEIALTEFNASGKPFKAEIVFEDSRSDAKEGTNIARKFVDDKAIVGVLGDFTSGVSMASAQVYKDAGMPQLSQTASHPDYTKISKYQFRNIATQAQEGPYNAKWMLSKGYKNIAVIAEQTDWGQSVVSGFTDGVKANGGTVVFSEFFNRGLKDYRSLISKLERAKPDAIYTGFFYEDGAQFLRQVQQLGIKTPVYSTSAAYSPKLIELAGEAAEGVHLTSNFLPTDPAPHIQHFVTEWKAASNGAVPGQFPAQAYDAVRIMLAAVEKAYPNPTREKVRDALAETKDFPGVTGKTSFSADREAEKELVKVEVKGGAFVPVAD, from the coding sequence ATGACCGCCCTGAAGACCGCCTCCCTCGCCGCCCTGATGACCGGCGCTCTCGCCGGCACCGCCCTGGCCGCCGACACCGTGAAGATCGGCTACCAGCTCCCGCTGACCGGCGAGACCGCCCAGTATGGCCAGGACTTCCGCAAGGCCGCCGAGATCGCGCTGACCGAGTTCAACGCGTCCGGCAAGCCCTTCAAGGCGGAGATCGTCTTCGAGGACAGCCGCTCCGACGCCAAGGAGGGCACCAACATCGCCCGCAAGTTCGTGGACGACAAAGCGATCGTCGGCGTCCTGGGCGACTTCACCTCGGGCGTGTCGATGGCCTCGGCGCAGGTCTACAAGGACGCCGGGATGCCGCAGCTCTCGCAGACGGCCTCGCATCCCGACTACACGAAGATCTCCAAGTACCAGTTCCGCAACATCGCCACCCAGGCGCAGGAAGGCCCCTACAACGCCAAGTGGATGCTGTCCAAGGGCTACAAGAACATCGCCGTCATCGCCGAGCAGACCGACTGGGGCCAGTCCGTCGTCTCCGGCTTCACCGACGGCGTGAAGGCCAACGGCGGCACGGTGGTCTTTTCCGAGTTCTTCAACCGCGGCCTGAAGGACTACCGCTCGCTGATCAGCAAGCTGGAGCGCGCGAAGCCGGACGCCATCTACACCGGCTTCTTCTACGAGGACGGCGCGCAGTTCCTGCGTCAGGTGCAGCAGCTCGGCATCAAGACCCCGGTCTACTCCACCTCGGCCGCCTACAGCCCGAAACTGATCGAGCTGGCCGGCGAAGCCGCGGAGGGCGTGCACCTGACCTCGAACTTCCTGCCGACCGACCCGGCCCCGCACATCCAGCATTTCGTGACGGAGTGGAAGGCCGCCTCCAACGGCGCGGTTCCGGGCCAGTTCCCGGCGCAGGCCTATGACGCGGTGCGCATCATGCTGGCCGCGGTCGAGAAGGCCTACCCGAACCCGACCCGCGAGAAGGTGCGCGACGCCCTGGCCGAGACCAAGGACTTTCCCGGCGTGACCGGCAAGACCAGCTTCAGCGCCGACCGCGAAGCCGAGAAGGAACTGGTGAAGGTCGAGGTCAAGGGCGGCGCCTTCGTGCCGGTCGCCGACTGA
- a CDS encoding L-2-amino-thiazoline-4-carboxylic acid hydrolase: MTEDTKPPAFAPAAGAAPDHATQLRNAYAMRAASYAHMFDVLRERYGTETALDIGREATRRLGEAMGVKYAAHGPDDLAGLCHAFLDGIPNRDSMFAPEIKRCDGDALEIHFHRCPLKEAWQAQGKSDEDLELLCNMAGAIDGGLFEAAGFVFRGETWKPGDEGCCRLKVLPGPKAA, translated from the coding sequence ATGACTGAAGACACCAAGCCGCCGGCCTTTGCACCCGCCGCTGGCGCCGCCCCGGACCACGCCACGCAGCTGCGCAACGCCTACGCCATGCGGGCCGCGTCCTACGCCCACATGTTCGATGTGCTGCGCGAGCGCTACGGCACCGAGACGGCGCTGGACATCGGGCGCGAGGCGACCCGCCGCCTGGGCGAGGCGATGGGCGTGAAGTACGCCGCGCACGGCCCCGACGACCTCGCCGGCCTGTGCCACGCCTTCCTCGACGGCATCCCGAACCGCGATTCCATGTTCGCGCCGGAGATCAAGCGCTGCGACGGCGACGCGCTGGAAATCCATTTCCACCGCTGTCCCCTGAAGGAGGCGTGGCAGGCCCAGGGCAAGTCCGACGAGGATCTGGAGCTGCTCTGCAACATGGCCGGCGCCATCGACGGCGGCCTGTTCGAGGCGGCGGGCTTCGTCTTCCGCGGCGAGACCTGGAAGCCCGGCGACGAAGGCTGTTGCCGCCTGAAGGTCCTGCCCGGCCCCAAGGCCGCCTGA
- a CDS encoding NAD(P)/FAD-dependent oxidoreductase: MKAIENKTGVPGTGGIWQRPDSLWEATAPPPPALPVLKDSVEADLLVIGGGFTGLSAALHAAESGKRAVVLEASEIGRGASGRNNGQVIPTLTRPDPEDLIAKFGQERGERFVALIRDSAETLFALIRRLNIDCAAEQTGWVQPVHSPGRIAIAERRAKQWGSRGAPVELLDRAGISALLGTDAYYGGWMNRSGGHINPLALARGLAGKAVEAGASVFINSPVLSVERRGDRWVARTPDGTVTTHALVLGTNGYAAAVFPEIRTEVVPVLSWQMATQPLDEAQRRSILPGRQAMSDTHGDLRFMRYTADHRLVSGGALLVPVDGADRLRRIVGLRLASMFPTLRGLRFDYVWNGRIAMTTDYTPRVHQLGPNAFTWAGCNGRGVALSVSLGRELAYAALGRDPAELALPLTEPRPLPFNDLLQRIGPFKLLQYRWNDIREI, encoded by the coding sequence GTGAAGGCGATAGAGAACAAGACCGGTGTTCCTGGAACCGGCGGCATCTGGCAGCGGCCCGACTCCCTGTGGGAGGCCACGGCCCCGCCGCCGCCCGCCCTTCCGGTGCTCAAGGACTCGGTGGAAGCCGACCTGCTGGTGATCGGCGGCGGCTTCACCGGCCTTTCGGCGGCCCTGCACGCCGCCGAATCGGGCAAGCGCGCCGTCGTCCTGGAGGCGTCGGAGATCGGGCGCGGCGCGTCCGGGCGCAACAACGGGCAGGTCATCCCGACGCTGACGCGCCCGGACCCCGAGGACCTGATCGCCAAATTCGGGCAGGAGCGGGGCGAGCGCTTCGTCGCGCTGATCCGCGACAGCGCCGAGACCCTGTTCGCCCTGATTCGCCGCCTGAACATCGACTGTGCGGCCGAGCAGACCGGCTGGGTGCAGCCGGTCCATTCGCCGGGCCGCATCGCCATCGCCGAACGGCGGGCGAAGCAGTGGGGCAGCCGGGGCGCTCCGGTGGAGTTGCTCGACCGCGCCGGCATTTCGGCGCTGCTGGGCACCGACGCCTATTACGGCGGCTGGATGAACCGCAGCGGCGGCCACATCAACCCGCTGGCCCTGGCCCGCGGGCTGGCCGGCAAGGCGGTGGAGGCCGGCGCGTCGGTCTTCATCAACTCTCCGGTCCTGTCGGTGGAGCGGCGCGGAGACCGCTGGGTCGCCCGCACGCCGGACGGCACGGTGACCACCCATGCCCTGGTGCTGGGCACCAACGGCTATGCCGCCGCGGTCTTCCCCGAAATCCGCACGGAGGTTGTGCCGGTCCTGTCCTGGCAGATGGCCACCCAGCCGCTGGACGAGGCGCAGCGGCGCAGCATCCTGCCGGGCCGTCAGGCCATGTCGGACACCCACGGCGACCTGCGCTTCATGCGCTACACCGCCGACCACCGGCTGGTCAGCGGCGGCGCGCTGCTGGTCCCCGTCGACGGGGCCGACCGGCTGCGGCGCATCGTCGGGCTCCGGCTGGCCTCCATGTTCCCCACCCTGCGCGGCCTGCGCTTCGACTATGTGTGGAACGGGCGGATCGCCATGACCACCGACTACACCCCGCGGGTCCACCAGCTCGGCCCCAACGCCTTCACCTGGGCGGGCTGCAACGGGCGCGGCGTCGCCCTGTCCGTCTCGCTGGGGCGGGAGCTGGCCTACGCCGCGCTGGGCCGCGATCCGGCGGAGCTGGCGCTGCCGCTGACCGAGCCGCGCCCCCTGCCCTTCAACGACCTGCTGCAACGCATCGGGCCGTTCAAACTCCTGCAATACCGCTGGAACGACATCCGGGAAATCTGA